From the Balneola vulgaris DSM 17893 genome, one window contains:
- the rplD gene encoding 50S ribosomal protein L4 codes for MKLDIYKIDGKKTSKKADLSDSIFAIEPNETAIYEDVRRHMANKRQGTHKTKERNEVTGSTKKLYRQKGTGNARRGSAKSPLLRKGGTVFGPQPRDYSFKLNKKVVQLARKSALSVKAAAESITVVSDFSFDTPKTAQIADMLSAFELAGKKVLVLTAETDKNIFKSARNIPGVQVVEANKPNTYQILHADAVIIQESAVSVLENSIEQKAEEAAA; via the coding sequence ATGAAATTAGATATTTATAAAATCGACGGAAAAAAGACGAGCAAGAAAGCTGACCTTAGTGATTCAATCTTCGCGATTGAGCCTAACGAAACAGCAATCTATGAAGATGTTCGTCGCCACATGGCTAACAAGCGCCAAGGTACTCATAAGACCAAAGAGCGTAACGAAGTAACTGGTAGTACTAAGAAATTGTATCGCCAGAAAGGTACTGGTAATGCACGTCGCGGTTCTGCTAAGTCTCCACTTTTAAGAAAAGGTGGTACTGTATTCGGACCTCAGCCACGTGACTACAGCTTTAAATTAAACAAGAAAGTTGTTCAACTAGCTCGTAAGTCTGCACTATCTGTAAAAGCAGCAGCTGAATCAATTACTGTTGTTAGCGATTTTAGTTTTGATACTCCAAAAACCGCTCAAATTGCTGATATGCTTTCAGCATTTGAATTAGCTGGAAAGAAAGTATTAGTACTTACTGCAGAAACTGATAAGAACATCTTTAAGTCTGCTAGAAATATTCCTGGTGTACAAGTTGTTGAAGCTAACAAGCCAAACACTTACCAGATCTTGCACGCAGATGCAGTAATCATTCAAGAAAGCGCTGTTTCAGTATTGGAAAACAGCATTGAACAAAAAGCTGAGGAGGCTGCAGCATGA